Proteins found in one Xyrauchen texanus isolate HMW12.3.18 chromosome 30, RBS_HiC_50CHRs, whole genome shotgun sequence genomic segment:
- the LOC127624164 gene encoding beta-soluble NSF attachment protein isoform X2 has protein sequence MHSVRQPDFTCSYRINTIRPQATSMLETLSRRPIHRGRFTIAAKHHITIAEVYESELVDIEKAIAHYEQAADYYRGEESNSSANKCLLKVASYSAQLEQYQKAIEIYEQVGSNTMDNPLLKYSAKEYFFKASLCHFIVDELNAKLAIGKYEEMFPAFSDSRECKLLKKLLEAHEEQNLEAFTEAVKEFDSISRLDQWLTTMLLRIKKTIQGEEGDLK, from the exons ATGCATTCTGTCAGGCAGCCAGACTTCACATGCAGCTACAGAATAAACACGATTCGGCCACAAGCTACATCGATGCTGGAAACGCTTTCAAGAAGGCCGATCCACAGG GGGAGATTCACTATCGCAGCCAAACATCATATCACAATTGCAGAGGTGTATGAGTCAGAGCTTGTGGACATTGAGAAG GCAATTGCACATTATGAACAAGCTGCCGACTATTATAGAGGAGAGGAATCTAACAG CTCTGCAAACAAATGTCTGTTAAAGGTGGCTTCATACAGCGCTCAGTTAGAACAGTACCAGAAGGCAATAGAGATTTACGAGCAG GTTGGAAGCAACACCATGGACAATCCACTACTGAAATACAGTGCCAAAGAGTACTTCTTCAAAGCTTCCTTGTGTCACTTTATCGTGGATGAGCTAAATGCGAAG CTTGCTATTGGAAAGTATGAGGAGATGTTTCCAGCCTTCTCAGACTCAAGAGAGTGCAAACTCTTGAAG AAACTTCTAGAGGCCCATGAAGAACAGAACTTAGAGGCTTTCACAGAAGCA GTAAAGGAGTTTGATTCCATCTCGCGCTTGGACCAGTGGCTGACCACCATGCTTCTGCGGATCAAGAAGACCATTCAGGGGGAGGAGGGTGACCTGAAATGA
- the gzf1 gene encoding GDNF-inducible zinc finger protein 1, with the protein MNDELVQLQSSCYQKNLLNAMWQLRNTGTLCDVTVQVDYQGELEEFEAHQVVLATSSGYFKSLLLADGQVKKIFLCDISTNAFTKFLEYAYSGAIEVERHYINTILQMAKFLDCQELVDVCLSEDLDYDEETANVCLQNDGVDVNSSRVEVKTKQERVKGAIKRKKLLKSPKKLENMKETEQDIQGRRSSRLAGRRVSVDFPMKKLKIQMENPDKSETAGEEQASVDLKVESKDGETVAEKEAYYDSGSETPHSIQEEDPQESDFLPNEVMDEADESEKESRRGSAKYRCEQCSRSFYYEKSYLKHLSVSHGVKTSTTFRCDVCQQTFANRCNLKIHQRHVHNDERLFPCDVCDKTFKRKKDVTRHKRQVHEGGTDRHFCHICGKALSSKTALTLHERTHSGHKPFKCNECGSSFSQSSALKTHQRIHTGEKPFACDLCDARFTQNHMLSYHRRCHTGEKPFMCENCGKSFASKEYLKHHNRIHSGLRPYKCETCGRAFAQRNSLHQHMKIHTGERPYHCKDCNKLFTQLNALQRHQRIHTGEKPYMCSMCGRTFTDKSTVRRHTLTHDKQTPWKNYLVVLKGNVEDRVKKPKGTSQKKDKTVSVVPEPQTRHSDTMKTQEVVTMSGEPVTISGDWTGTGTIALVSHTSLGGLTVIQTEVPAGTQLQPIVTADGTSVISLDASAVGMPVTVPFSIPISVAHSITVSPSISGSVPITVSSHVSEAILAPVATAATSEAETTEAILVPAPVSLPTSDECVMVEVTEVSDSQQEVTEVAQTVDDSNSIEISTGENTE; encoded by the exons ATGAATGATGAATTGGTTCAACTCCAATCTAGCTGTTACCAGAAGAATCTGCTCAATGCCATGTGGCAGCTGAGGAACACTGGAACTCTGTGTGACGTCACAGTGCAGGTGGATTATCAAGGAGAGCTGGAGGAGTTTGAAGCCCACCAGGTCGTCTTGGCCACATCCAGTGGTTACTTCAAATCCCTCCTCTTAGCTGATGGCCAAGTGAAGAAAATATTCTTATGTGACATTTCGACAAACGCTTTCACTAAATTCTTGGAATATGCGTATTCTGGGGCAATAGAGGTTGAGAGACATTATATCAACACTATATTGCAAATGGCTAAATTCCTAGACTGCCAGGAATTAGTAGATGTTTGTCTCTCTGAAGACTTGGACTATGATGAAGAAACAGCCAACGTGTGTTTGCAGAATGATGGAGTGGATGTAAATAGTTCAAGAGTTGAGGTAAAGACAAAACAAGAACGAGTGAAAGGAGCAATAAagagaaaaaagcttttaaaatcaCCTAAAAAGTTGGAGAATATGAAGGAGACAGAACAAGACATTCAAGGCCGTAGAAGTAGTAGGTTGGCTGGACGCAGAGTGTCCGTAGACTTCCCAATGAAAAAGTTGAAGATCCAAATGGAGAACCCTGACAAATCAGAGACTGCAGGAGAAGAACAAGCTTCAGTGGATCTCAAGGTGGAATCAAAAGATGGAGAAACGGTGGCTGAAAAAGAGGCTTATTATGACAGTGGCTCCGAGACACCTCACTCCATCCAAGAGGAAGACCCTCAAGAATCAGACTTCCTGCCTAATGAGGTAATGGATGAGGCGGATGAATCCGAGAAGGAAAGCAGAAGAGGAAGTGCAAAGTACAGATGTGAGCAATGCAGCCGGTCTTTCTACTATGAAAAAAGCTACCTGAAACACCTAAGTGTCAGCCATGGAGTCAAGACGAGCACCACATTCCGCTGCGATGTCTGTCAGCAGACCTTCGCCAACCGCTGCAACCTAAAGATCCACCAGCGTCACGTGCACAACGACGAGAGGCTTTTCCCCTGTGACGTCTGTGACAAAACCTTCAAACGCAAGAAGGATGTGACGCGGCATAAACGGCAAGTGCACGAGGGCGGCACCGACAGGCACTTCTGCCATATCTGTGGCAAAGCTCTGAGTTCTAAAACGGCCCTCACTCTGCACGAGAGAACCCACTCTGGACACAAACCCTTCAAATGCAATGAATGTGGATCCAGTTTCTCCCAGAGTTCAGCACTCAAGACACATCAAAG gatccatactggagagaaaccgttcGCCTGTGACCTTTGTGATGCCAGATTTACTCAGAACCACATGCTGTCTTATCACAGGAGATGTCACACAG GTGAAAAACCTTTCATGTGTGAGAACTGTGGAAAGAGCTTTGCATCCAAAGAATACCTGAAACATCATAACAGGATCCATTCCGGATTGAGACCTTACAAGTGTGAAACCTGCGGAAGAGCATTTGCTCAGAGGAACTCACTCCACCAGCATATGAAAATTCACACAG GGGAAAGGCCCTATCACTGTAAGGACTGTAATAAGCTGTTCACTCAGCTTAACGCCCTTCAGAGACATCAGAGAATCCACACCGGAGAGAAGCCGTATATGTGCAGCATGTGTGGACGAACATTTACAGACAAATCCACAGTACGCCGGCACACCTTG ACCCATGATAAACAAACTCCATGGAAGAACTACCTAGTTGTTCTGAAGGGAAATGTTGAAGACCGAGTGAAGAAGCCTAAAGGCACTTCTCAGAAGAAGGACAAGACTGTCAGTGTTGTACCCGAACCCCAGACTCGGCACAGCGACACAATGAAAACCCAAGAAGTGGTGACCATGTCCGGAGAGCCTGTGACCATTTCTGGAGACTGGACGGGGACTGGAACCATTGCACTGGTCAGCCACACCTCCTTGGGCGGCCTCACAGTCATCCAGACTGAAGTCCCCGCGGGGACGCAACTTCAGCCCATAGTCACCGCGGACGGAACCAGTGTCATCTCTCTGGACGCATCCGCAGTTGGCATGCCTGTGACGGTCCCATTTTCCATCCCCATCTCTGTCGCACATTCAATCACTGTTTCTCCGTCGATATCTGGTTCTGTGCCTATTACCGTTTCCAGTCATGTTTCAGAAGCCATCCTAGCTCCAGTGGCTACAGCAGCTACATCAGAAGCCGAAACCACTGAGGCTATTCTGGTTCCAGCTCCAGTTTCTCTACCAACATCTGATGAATGTGTAATGGTAGAGGTGACAGAGGTTTCAGACTCCCAACAGGAAGTCACAGAGGTTGCACAGACTGTAGATGATTCAAACAGCATAGAAATCTCAACAGGAGAGAATACAGAGTAG
- the LOC127624164 gene encoding beta-soluble NSF attachment protein isoform X1 — translation MDNSGKEKEAIQLIAEADKKVKCSGSFLAGMFGGNHKVEEACEMYARAANMFKMAKNWSAAGNAFCQAARLHMQLQNKHDSATSYIDAGNAFKKADPQEAIKCLNAAIDIYTDMGRFTIAAKHHITIAEVYESELVDIEKAIAHYEQAADYYRGEESNSSANKCLLKVASYSAQLEQYQKAIEIYEQVGSNTMDNPLLKYSAKEYFFKASLCHFIVDELNAKLAIGKYEEMFPAFSDSRECKLLKKLLEAHEEQNLEAFTEAVKEFDSISRLDQWLTTMLLRIKKTIQGEEGDLK, via the exons ATGGACAATTCCGGAAAGGAGAAGGAGGCCATTCAGCTTATTGCTGAAGCCGATAAGAAAGTAAAATGTTCCGGTTCGTTTTTAGCAGGAATGTTTGG GGGAAATCACAAAGTGGAAGAGGCCTGTGAGATGTACGCCAGAGCAGCCAACATGTTCAAAATGGCCAAAAACTGGAGTG CTGCAGGGAATGCATTCTGTCAGGCAGCCAGACTTCACATGCAGCTACAGAATAAACACGATTCGGCCACAAGCTACATCGATGCTGGAAACGCTTTCAAGAAGGCCGATCCACAGG AGGCTATCAAGTGCTTAAATGCAGCCATTGATATTTACACAGACATG GGGAGATTCACTATCGCAGCCAAACATCATATCACAATTGCAGAGGTGTATGAGTCAGAGCTTGTGGACATTGAGAAG GCAATTGCACATTATGAACAAGCTGCCGACTATTATAGAGGAGAGGAATCTAACAG CTCTGCAAACAAATGTCTGTTAAAGGTGGCTTCATACAGCGCTCAGTTAGAACAGTACCAGAAGGCAATAGAGATTTACGAGCAG GTTGGAAGCAACACCATGGACAATCCACTACTGAAATACAGTGCCAAAGAGTACTTCTTCAAAGCTTCCTTGTGTCACTTTATCGTGGATGAGCTAAATGCGAAG CTTGCTATTGGAAAGTATGAGGAGATGTTTCCAGCCTTCTCAGACTCAAGAGAGTGCAAACTCTTGAAG AAACTTCTAGAGGCCCATGAAGAACAGAACTTAGAGGCTTTCACAGAAGCA GTAAAGGAGTTTGATTCCATCTCGCGCTTGGACCAGTGGCTGACCACCATGCTTCTGCGGATCAAGAAGACCATTCAGGGGGAGGAGGGTGACCTGAAATGA
- the chgb gene encoding LOW QUALITY PROTEIN: secretogranin-1 (The sequence of the model RefSeq protein was modified relative to this genomic sequence to represent the inferred CDS: deleted 1 base in 1 codon), with product MKFVLLVSLIVYLTADGESIPVEQDTRREDLLTQCLIQILSKTLYKTDASPLHPECKNILKAETAQEEVKKSSKESKVKEKEIIEDLLKADKENHEELNDERSQEEFPSFVKRRIQEKHEEVDDERSQEDFPSFVKRRLKDKREDTDDERSQEDFPSFVKRRLKDKREDTDDERSQEDFPSFVKRRLKDKREDTDDERSQEDFPSFVNRRLKDKREEQDNERSQEDFPSFVKRRLKDKHEEQDNERSQEDFPSFVKRRLKDKREEQENERSQEDFPSYYKRSSKDKREDPEDERSQEEFPQKRHFSIFHKEKRDNPDEERSQEEFPPYQYKRSHLLSNKDKREDPDHDRSQEDFPNYTHKRNHGYEEEKEEDEEETEKRIWKPSHRYHHKKKLHKRDGDSAEDMNSEESKEVDEDIVKRSRRPSSRNHHKKYHKRSGDSSKEDYEEQPLEKMYKNAEESEEIEKRIWKPTYRYHHKFNHKRGDSMEFGDEDEPKTAHELNEKNHPSKSQGEEDEQKRHQSPAEQEQDREAALRYLTKRKEELEERLLNKGDLYEKRSPWIYQGYYHPAWFKRSQDVSQSTSPHPNSNLAEIAETLRDKRGLFSQEEPLGEEKDVPHQKLLTPEEVKELEKLASVDQQMNKAA from the exons ATGAAGTTTGTGCTTTTGGTCTCTTTGATTGTTTACCTCACTGCAG ATGGAGAGTCCATACCAGTTGAGCAGGACACCAGGAGAGAAGATCTG CTTACCCAGTGTTTAATTCAGATCCTTTCTAAGACACTGTATAAAACAGATGCTTCTCCACTGCATCCAGAATGCAAAAACATCCTCAAAGCag AAACAGCTCAAGAGGAGGTGAAAAAATCAAGCAAAGAGTCTAAAGTCAAGGAGAAGGAAATCATTGAGGATCTTCTCAAAGCTGACAAAGAAAATCACGAGGAGTTGAATGATGAACGAAGTCAGGAAGAGTTTCCGAGTTTTGTAAAAAGGAGAATCCAAGAAAAGCATGAGGAAGTGGACGATGAACGCAGCCAAGAGGATTTCCCAAGTTTTGTCAAAAGAAGACTCAAGGACAAACGTGAGGACACGGATGATGAACGAAGCCAGGAAGACTTTCCAAGTTTTGTCAAAAGAAGACTCAAGGACAAACGTGAGGACACGGATGATGAACGAAGCCAGGAAGACTTTCCAAGTTTTGTCAAAAGAAGACTCAAGGACAAACGTGAGGACACGGATGATGAACGAAGCCAGGAAGATTTCCCAAGTTTTGTCAACAGAAGACTCAAAGACAAACGTGAGGAACAGGACAATGAACGAAGCCAAGAAGACTTTCCAAGTTTTGTCAAAAGAAGACTCAAAGACAAACATGAGGAGCAGGACAATGAACGCAGCCAGGAAGATTTCCCAAGTTTTGTCAAAAGAAGACTCAAGGACAAACGTGAGGAACAGGAAAATGAACGCAGCCAGGAAGACTTCCCGAGTTACTATAAAAGAAGCAGCAAAGATAAAAGAGAAGATCCTGAAGACGAGAGAAGCCAAGAGGAATTCCCTCAGAAACGTCATTTCTCCATCTTCCACAAGGAAAAGCGTGATAATCCTGATGAAGAGCGCAGCCAAGAGGAATTCCCTCCATACCAGTACAAAAGGAGTCATCTTTTGAGCAATAAAGACAAGCGTGAAGATCCAGACCATGATAGAAGCCAAGAGGACTTCCCAAACTACACCCACAAACGAAACCATGGgtatgaagaggagaaagaagaggatgaggaagagACAGAAAAGCGTATCTGGAAACCCTCACACAGATACCACCACAAGAAAAAGCTCCACAAACGAGATGGAGATTCAGCCGAGGACATGAACTCTGAGGAATCTAAAGAGGTGGACGAGGATATCGTAAAACGATCTCGGAGACCCTCTAGCAGAAACCATCATAAGAAATACCACAAACGCAGTGGGGACTCATCTAAAGAGGATTATGAGGAACAGCCCCTGGAAAAGATGTACAAGAATGCGGAGGAGAGTGAGGAAATAGAAAAAAGGATCTGGAAGCCAACATACAGATATCACCACAAGTTTAATCACAAGCGTGGCGACTCCATGGAATTTGGGGATGAAGATGAACCAAAGACTGCCCATGAGCTAAATGAAAAGAACCATCCCTCAAAGAGCCAGGGTGAAGAAGATGAGCAAAAAAGACACCAGAGCCCTGCAGAACAAGAGCAGGACAGGGAGGCTGCACTGAGGTACCTCACTAAGAGAAAAGAA GAGTTAGAGGAACGCCTACTCAACAAGGGCGACTTGTATGAGAAACGTTCTCCTTGGATTTACCAAGGATACTACCATCCAGCATGGTTCAAGAGAAGCCAAGATGTGAGTCAAAGTACTAGCCCCCATCCTAATAGTAACCTAGCAGAGATTGCTGAGACCCTACGGGACAAAAGAGGTCTGTTTTCTCAAGAGGAACCACTTGGAGAGGAAAAGGATGTGCCACATCAGAAGCTTCTCACACCTGAAGAG